A DNA window from Salvelinus namaycush isolate Seneca chromosome 30, SaNama_1.0, whole genome shotgun sequence contains the following coding sequences:
- the LOC120024818 gene encoding flocculation protein FLO11-like has protein sequence MLVLCYSDSSSRKTQNEAGEPPITEQEMEVAPTTAAPCPAPSRTLRRKLGEFFTLKKRRAVKSEGSQEGKAKKTSIADLIRPLREAARAEKDKVKENEKVKEKEKESVDDNVVTGDPVEAENPSSDGPTPLRGEAPPRRALREGKSQSLILLSGSAANAGNTKNTAQGKFQKHSSDGHHGFEQRLQLMLQRIGVSKAQPGETQSQEREMKKAESEGTIIDNKPEPPPTFMKPRTMSTSSDTRRPVRQNVSAHESAGKPALPPKPIIKRGPTPPPTISSHLTPENDLAQIQEGEACSPTDPTPSITDTPTSSKPIPTDTTIPITVPDPTNHSIPTDTILPSPVPDPTNSSILTDTIIPSPVPDPTNSSIPVYTTATYSNLTPNDIIPSMTSAPVPINTTAPTPNTTSFIPSTNPATTTTISSITTTSGPMNITTSTPPTDMNSGSIPTITHTPIPPTSTDSTTPTTSASSIPNLATITITSITAPTPVNTNTDTHTSTTPNTNASTPTFTDTAASTSTDLTTPTLNTTISIIASAANNTSTPTPTTSLCSTPTTRITNSVTPPSYPAATITTSTLNSMNGASTLTSINSTDSNATQTGTHNTSATNSVNFTSTLSPTNSTSPITTSSTSSTSTNCAAHTATIPSSSIPILSTNHSPTVTSIPTATHSTNSTNTSSPTFSSTYTTTNTTSPIPTNSTSLTTTPTPINSSPVTTISASPSNITIISTSPSNITTITNSSVLISTPSPTNSTTSTLTNPSNPTNTTKPTNSTTQTTISIPTNYVTHSPTNSSTHSPTNSSSPTPTNSTSQTPTNTIQPSPEERISPNPAMGLLSMTKGTNDLNAERVERNKETEKEKRSKEEDVRRATEKEKEQKSLANYIGKTIKEEKEEGLQKVDGIMRQGVEGTKSNEGRELCKKDWHKKREGGTNGSDEKEFKTKEVVESKSNKGPTTVIEAGEATVKEMGESPWD, from the exons ATGCTGGTCCTGTGCTACTCTGACTCTTCCTCCAGGAAAACACAGAATGAGGCTGGGGAACCTCCCATTACTGAACAGGAAATGGAAGTAGCACCTACTACCGCCGCTCCTTGCCCCGCCCCTTCCAGAACCCTAAGGAGGAAGCTGGGCGAGTTCTTCACCCTTAAAAAGCGGAGGGCTGTGAAATCAGAGGGAAGCCAAGAGGGGAAGGCCAAGAAGACCTCCATTGCCGACCTAATCCGGCCTCTCAGGGAGGCCGCCAGAGCTGAAAAAGATAAAGTGAAGGAGAATGAAAAAGTGAAAGAAAAGGAGAAGGAGAGTGTGGATGACAACGTTGTGACAGGAGATCCAGTGGAAGCAGAAAACCCTTCTTCTGATGGTCCCACTCCACTGAGGGGTGAGGCTCCACCCCGTCGTGCGCTAAGAGAGGGGAAGTCACAGTCTCTAATTCTGCTCTCTGGATCTGCAGCCAACGCTGGGAACACCAAGAACACTGCACAAGGGAAG TTTCAGAAACACTCGTCTGACGGCCATCATGGCTTTGAGCAGCGCCTCCAGCTCATGCTACAACGTATTGGTGTGTCCAAAGCTCAGCCAGGAGAGACACAG agtcaggagagagagatgaaaaaagCTGAATCAGAGG GCACTATCATCGATAATAAACCTGAGCCCCCACCCACATTTATGAAGCCCCGGACCATGTCCACCTcatcag ATACGAGACGTCCGGTCCGACAGAATGTGTCCGCACATGAGTCAGCTGGGAAACCTGCTCTGCCTCCTAAGCCAATAATTAAGCGAGGCCCAACCCCACCTCCCACTATCTCCAGTCATCTCACACCTGAGAATGACCTAGCCCAAATACAGGAAGGAGAAGCGTGTTCCCCCACAGACCCCACCCCTAGTATCACTGATACCCCTACCAGTTCTAAACCTATCCCCACTGACACCACTATTCCCATCACTGTCCCAGATCCCACTAACCATTCTATTCCCACTGACACCATCCTTCCCTCCCCTGTTCCAGATCCCACTAACTCTTCTATTCTCACTGACACCATCATTCCCTCCCCTGTCCCAGATCCCACTAACTCTTCCATCCCCGTTTATACCACCGCTACTTACTCTAATTTAACCCCCAATGACATCATCCCCTCAATGACGTCTGCACCCGTCCCTATCAATACTACAGCCCCCACTCCCAACACCACCAGCTTCATCCCCAGTACTAACCCTGCCACAACCACTACCATTTCCTCCATCACAACTACATCTGGCCCTATGAATATTACAACTTCCACCCCCCCTACTGACATGAACTCTGGCTCTATCCCCACTATTACCCACACCCCAATTCCCCCTACCTCCACTGACTCCACCACCCCAACCACCTCTGCGTCTTCCATACCTAATTTAGCCACCATCACCATTACAAGCATTACTGCCCCAACACCTGTTAACACTAATACTGATACCCATACATCAACAACCCCCAACACTAATGCTTCTACCCCTACCTTTACTGATACTGCTGCCTCAACTTCTACTGACTTGACAACTCCAACACTAAATACTACCATCTCCATAATTGCTTCTGCTGCCAACAACACTTCTACTCCCACCCCCACTACCTCTCTGTGTTCCACCCCCACTACCCGAATTACTAATTCAGTTACCCCACCTTCATATCCTGCTGCTACTATAACAACCTCTACCCTTAATTCTATGAATGGTGCTTCCACCCTTACCTCCATAAACTCTACTGACTCCAACGCTACCCAAACCGGAACTCACAATACCAGCGCAACTAACTCTGTCAACTTCACTTCTACCTTAAGCCCCACTAACTCTACTAGTCCTATCACTACTTCCTCTACCAGCTCAACTTCCACTAACTGTGCTGCTCACACTGCTACTATCCCTAGCAGTTCGATTCCCATTCTCTCTACTAATCACTCCCCCACTGTCACTTCTATCCCCACTGCCACTCACTCAACTAACTCCACCAATACTTCCTCCCCCACATTCTCTTCTACTTAcaccactactaacactactagtCCCATCCCAACTAACTCTACTAGCCTGACCACTACCCCCACCCCCATTAACTCTAGCCCCGTCACCACTATCTCTGCAAGCCCTTCTAATATCACCATTATCTCTACAAGCCCTTCTAATATCACCACTATCACTAACTCTTCTGTCCTCATCAGTACCCCCAGCCCCACTAACTCTACTACCAGCACCCTCACTAACCCTTCAAATCCCACCAACACCACTAAAcctactaactctactacacAAACCACTATCTCAATCCCCACTAATTATGTTACTCATAGTCCCACTAACTCTTCTACTCATAGCCCCACTAACTCTTCCAGTCCAACCCCCACTAACTCTACTAGCCAAACACCAACTAATACTATTCAACCATCACCTGAGGAGAGAATTAGCCCTAATCCTGCAATGGGACTGCTGTCCATGACTAAGGGTACAA ATGACCTGAATgctgagagggtagagaggaacaaggagacagagaaggagaaacGTAGCAAGGAAGAAGATGTCAGGAGGGCcacagagaaagaaaaagaaCAGAAATCATTGGCGAACTACATAGGCAAAACCataaaagaggagaaggaagagggtcTGCAGAAGGTGGATGGGATCATGAGGCAGGGAGTAGAAGGGACCAAATCAAATGAGGGTAGAGAGCTGTGTAAAAAGGATTGGCATaaaaagagggaaggagggactAATGGGTCAGATGAAAAAGAGTTCAAAACTAAGGAGGTGGTAGAGAGCAAGTCAAACAAGGGACCAACTACTGTGATAGAGGCAGGGGAGGCCACAGTAAAAGAAATGGGGGAGAGTCCATGGGACTGA